The following proteins are encoded in a genomic region of Thermococcus henrietii:
- a CDS encoding ATP-binding protein, producing the protein MGWRRFLALALVLLFLGMTVSGASATANLVNNSTVNDTVKVPQNFSVERKQGNNIKPQFAWVPIGIIVLDQAAHWFLERYVSPKVASVYDAVTMVIDPEKIAEKLGIKGTKLGIKVISHSKVLIGLFKDNKVVKEITYASKEAAEWVANKLGNEYISKIVEKYVVKDGGLKKGEDFDSVVGAMQKLYDLGIKSKDARKYIIDRGWNVKKLERILDDVSNIDNGGKKLIKRINADLRDEKTLGPLYEAEVVSHLKKSGWTIDEVEKDVVTSAGKTEIDIIVEKGSETVLIECKRNAHKISEEQLAKYAEYAIIKGIRKIEVYYAGGIENIRDYYYYTQYLPKEIKSRFGVDVEVRYLASEFD; encoded by the coding sequence ATGGGTTGGAGGCGGTTTCTTGCTTTGGCTCTTGTGTTGCTATTCCTTGGAATGACGGTCAGTGGAGCAAGCGCGACTGCAAACCTTGTGAACAACAGCACGGTAAACGATACAGTAAAGGTTCCGCAGAATTTCAGCGTAGAGAGAAAGCAGGGAAACAACATCAAACCGCAGTTTGCGTGGGTTCCGATTGGTATTATAGTACTTGACCAGGCCGCTCACTGGTTCCTTGAGCGCTATGTTTCTCCAAAAGTTGCCTCTGTCTACGATGCGGTCACGATGGTCATTGACCCCGAGAAGATTGCGGAAAAGCTTGGAATTAAGGGGACAAAACTCGGAATTAAAGTCATCAGTCACAGTAAGGTGCTGATTGGTCTGTTCAAGGACAACAAGGTCGTCAAGGAAATCACGTACGCCTCCAAGGAGGCGGCTGAATGGGTGGCGAACAAGCTTGGGAACGAGTACATCTCAAAAATAGTTGAAAAATACGTGGTCAAGGACGGAGGATTGAAGAAAGGAGAAGACTTCGACAGCGTAGTAGGAGCAATGCAGAAACTCTACGACTTGGGGATAAAAAGCAAAGATGCCCGTAAGTATATCATTGACAGGGGCTGGAACGTCAAAAAGCTTGAGAGAATACTCGATGACGTGAGTAACATTGATAATGGAGGGAAAAAACTAATTAAGAGAATCAATGCGGACCTCAGAGATGAGAAAACTTTAGGCCCCCTCTACGAGGCAGAGGTCGTGAGCCACCTCAAGAAGAGCGGGTGGACAATAGATGAGGTTGAGAAGGACGTGGTAACATCAGCGGGAAAGACTGAAATTGACATAATCGTGGAGAAAGGGTCGGAGACCGTGCTGATAGAGTGCAAGAGAAACGCACATAAAATAAGCGAGGAACAGCTTGCAAAGTACGCTGAGTACGCCATCATTAAGGGAATCAGAAAGATTGAAGTGTACTATGCAGGGGGCATTGAGAACATAAGGGACTACTATTACTACACCCAGTACCTGCCAAAGGAGATAAAGTCCCGGTTTGGTGTGGACGTTGAAGTGCGTTACCTTGCTTCAGAATTCGACTGA
- a CDS encoding Lrp/AsnC family transcriptional regulator, translating into MTGNLDAIDLRLLKELRENARENIASLSKKLGIPRTTVHYRIRRLLDEGIIEKFTVKPNYKKLNLGTTAFILARYDPDSGLTQRQVAERIAALEGVYEVHIIAGEWDLLIKVRAPSSEEVGKIVVDKLREIKGIEQTVTMVSFVTVKEEL; encoded by the coding sequence ATGACGGGCAACCTCGATGCCATAGACCTTAGGCTTTTGAAGGAACTGCGTGAGAACGCGAGGGAGAACATAGCGAGCCTCAGCAAGAAGCTCGGAATCCCGAGGACGACGGTTCACTACCGGATTAGGCGGCTCCTCGACGAGGGGATAATAGAGAAGTTCACGGTCAAGCCCAACTACAAGAAGCTCAACCTTGGCACGACGGCCTTCATACTCGCCAGATACGACCCCGACTCCGGCTTGACCCAGAGGCAGGTCGCCGAGAGGATAGCGGCACTCGAAGGGGTCTACGAGGTCCACATCATAGCCGGTGAATGGGACCTTCTCATAAAGGTCCGCGCCCCCAGCTCGGAGGAAGTCGGTAAAATAGTCGTTGACAAGCTTAGAGAGATTAAGGGAATCGAGCAGACCGTTACGATGGTGTCATTTGTTACGGTTAAAGAGGAGCTCTGA
- a CDS encoding XTP/dITP diphosphatase: MRLAFITSNPGKVEEARKYFEPLGVEVYQLRFSYPEIQADTLEEVAEYGAKWLAERIAGPFFLDDSGLFVEALNGFPGVYSAYVYKTLGYNGILKLLKGETNRRAYFKSVIAYWDGELHIFTGRVDGKITTEPRGSGGFGFDPIFKPDGFGKTFAEMTTEEKNEISHRGRALRVFAQWLRENL, encoded by the coding sequence ACTTCGAGCCCCTTGGAGTTGAGGTCTATCAGCTCCGCTTCAGCTATCCTGAGATACAGGCCGACACGCTCGAAGAAGTTGCAGAATACGGCGCAAAATGGCTGGCGGAGAGAATCGCGGGTCCCTTCTTCCTCGACGATTCGGGCCTCTTCGTAGAGGCGCTCAATGGATTCCCTGGGGTTTACTCGGCCTACGTTTACAAGACCCTTGGCTACAACGGAATCCTCAAGCTCCTCAAGGGAGAAACCAACAGGAGAGCCTACTTCAAGAGCGTCATAGCCTACTGGGACGGCGAGCTTCACATCTTCACTGGGAGGGTCGACGGCAAGATAACGACCGAGCCGAGGGGAAGCGGCGGCTTCGGCTTTGACCCAATCTTCAAGCCCGATGGATTCGGTAAGACCTTTGCCGAAATGACAACCGAGGAGAAGAACGAAATCTCCCACAGGGGACGGGCGCTGAGGGTCTTTGCCCAATGGCTAAGGGAAAACCTTTAA